The Cervus elaphus chromosome 12, mCerEla1.1, whole genome shotgun sequence DNA window ATACACACTGAGAAAAAGTTCCTAGGGGTAATGAGCAGCATGCCTGTCACTCTCAAATggcagcaaaacaaaacaaggcaAAACGGTATCGTTTATGCAtttagagagaggaagagaaagaataaagtaaGTGTGGTAAAATTCCTCAATATCTGAGGAATAGAGGTTAACAGTACTTGCAAATACTTTGTACCACTATTGCATCTTTAACTCTGAAATTgtcaaaattcaaatttaaaagaaaaaaataatacagtatgGAAGTATGGATTAGTAACACCGCTTAATGAacttgaagatgaaagaaaacaaagctgcACTGGAATCTAGAGACTATGCAATGTATTAGACTCATTCGTGCACTAACCAACTACCTCCTAACAATACCATCAGCAAAACTATGTCATGAAGTTACTGTCAAATTCACAGATATCAAGAATGGCATGGGTCTATTCTAAAATAAGCATCACAAATTAACTTTGAGGTAacaatgactcattggaaaagaccctgatgctgggagggattgggggcaggaggagaaggggacgacagaggatgagatggctggatggcatcaccgactcaatggacatgtgtttgagtaaactccaagagttggtgatggacagggaggcctggcatgctgcgattcatggggtcgcagagtcggacacaactgagtgactgaactgaacactggaGATACATTTTCTAATACATAATTTTgcatcttaaaaagtaaaaagctatttttttcttacagtaacatcaaaatacaatataaatactCCCTTAATATTGTTAACCTGCAAGTCAGAATTAAACCTAAATAAGAGTACAAttctatttcctgttttttttgtGCATTAATACTCCCATTAGTATACAGAAAAGTTTAGATCCTAACACTTGCAAAACACAGATTTCCCTGGCCATATGCAGTGAACTCTGATCCTACAGATCAACACTAAGATTTATTGCAGGAAGTTGAGGAAGTAGTGACTAGAGAGAGGAAAAGTGCTAATAAGTGAAGCTTTTGTTTGCTTTCAAGCAATATTAATTAAGCAGTAACAAAAGCTTAATCGAGagtgaattttaagagaaacagcCAGATGTTCATCATTCAGGACAAAACAGTTCAATTTTAAGTACAATATACATCACTGCTTATTGATTAGTTCATCTTTGAATGGATCATAAGTTCGGTGCTACAAAATGACACACAAAATTGTAAGccacaaatgaaacaaaacacttGGCCTCATTTTCACTAAATAAATGGGCTAGAAATTGAGATCAGAATGGGCTAGAATTACAACAGAGATTTGATGGAACGTAAAAAATAACCCAACAAGGACTGACtaaggttttttcaaatgagcttTCTCAGAGGGCTTAAGAAGATGAAAGACGAGTCACATCTTAAAACACTGAATCTTAGGACTAGGGAGGTTCACTGACTTTAATTACAGAGCGAATGACAGCAAAGTGGTAAAAGGTAAAACCTACAACTCCTGGGTCTCAATTTAGTATTCAACACATTGACTCAAGAGAAACCACACAAgtgcttaaaatgaaaaaaacaagattTGAAGACATACTGCATATTCAATCAAATCTTGCCCACTTGAAACAATCTGCAGTGAAAGTTGAcccaaagatttttgttttaaaaagctaCTGTGTTCCAAAGACTGTTTATCCAACTCTAGCACCAGtcctttatttactatttttctgATGAGAAAAGAATTACAATAAAATAGATATGTAAATCATCaatgtagtttatttttaatgagtttttttttcataccttaattgctacttgctgctgctgctaagtcacgtcagtcgtgtcagactctgtgggaccccatagacggcagcccaccaggctccgctgtccctggggttctccaggcaagagaaccagagtgggttgccacgtaaTTGCTACTTAGCTAATATCAAATGTTTACAATATATCAGGCGCAGTTAAGTATTTTACATGTATGGAACTCACTCACTTTTGGAGTCTAGATTTCCAATGACAGTCAATTCTTTTCTATGGATTAGGTTACAAAGATAAAACCTTTTCACTCACAACATTAACAGTCAAGTCAAATTATACCACAAGGTATTTATAAATACAAGCCCtctcttgaaaagaaaataaccGAACTACCAAAACATATTTCAACTTTACATATGAAGAAGTTAAGGCctagaaaggttaagtaacttgcctaacaCCTCATTAGTAAGTGAAGGAGCCAGGACAGAACACAAGTCAGGCTTCCAAGCCCATGCTCCTAAACCCTAAGTTTTATTCCCTACATTTTTACAGTAAAATAAGACAACATTTAAAagctaaagggcttccctggtgactcagatggtgaagaatctacttgcagtgcaaaagacctgggttgatccctgggtcaggaagatcccctggagaagggaaaatggtaacccactccaacattcttgtctggagaatctcatggacagaggagcctggcaggctacagcccacggggtcattaagagtcagacaggactgagtgacacaCTTTACAAGTTAAAAATCTGTTGGCCTCTAGTACAAGTGTAGCATACCAAGAATAAAATGTGGCTACATTATAATTAGAATCTCATTTACTTAACCATTTCTCCATATATACTTTTTAGAACATGGCATAAGAGCACCATATATTAAGACTACactaattaaattataaattctgaaaagtaatacacatttttaaagtactttgtaTTTAttagacttccctgtagctcaaatggtaaagaatctgcctataatgcaggagaccagggtttgatttcgggaagatcctctggagaagggaatggcaattcactccagtattcttgcctggagaaccatggGGTTCTCCATAGatgcctggcaggcaacagtccatggggttgcagagagtcggacatgactgactgagtgactaacacacacatttattagaGGATTAAGATTAAACTTTCAGATATATTGTTCATTCTATTAAAGTGAGGGCAAatatgctcagttgttcagtcgtgtctgactgtgcaaccccatggactgtagcctgccatgctcctctgtccataagatttcccaggcaagaatactggagtgggttgccatttcctccttgagggatcttcccaacccagggatctcactccggtctcctgtgtctcctgcattggaaggtggattctttaccactgagccacctgaaaatCTCCAAATCTGAgtcactataaataaaatattctcttaCCCCTGAGGTCGACATGGTCTACACATCCACATTCCAAAACaccaagaattttatttcttttccactactttttaaaacttttcaatatGTAATCACTGGCTGATTTTCTCCACAGGTGACACTTTGCTTCTTATACAATAATAAATCATGGGAGAATTTTACCTTTTGTTTCCTAAGTTTTTAAGAATATGTATTTTCCTAGGTGCTTCTATAACACATAGAAGCAAGAACACCTTTTCTATACTGAATTTCAAAAGGGCATTCATCTTTCCATAAATGGGATTTCAATATTTATCTTATTAAAAAGTACCATTAAGCACTATTTTGTGCTTATGACCAGGAAGCATGGTATGCACAGAATGAAGTAATAACAGGAGTGAAGGcattattttcaaagtatttttcccACTATAAACCAGATGAATTAGGATGACTGAAGTTCAGCAAGCAAGGGTTGTAACTACAATAGCTCTCAAATGACAGTCATTCTCAGTGTGATTTTAtagtttagttttctgaataatttGTTTAAATTAGCTTTCTATGATTTCTAATTCCCACTGGTCTAATCTAAAAATTCAAGTCTTACCTGTCAAGATTGTCTGAAAAGCAGCTTCCACATTTGTAGAGTCTAGAGCAGATGTCTCAATGAATGACAAACCATTTTTTTCTGTAGGGAGACACAAAACTTCAGTCTTgtcaaatttaaaaacacaagggACGTAATACACTCAGACCTTCAAGAGGAAAATAAGAGACCTTTTTAAACCCCAGGTTCTCCCCCACTTCTTGAGCAATAAGAACACCATGCTACTTCCACTTTAGTagattaaaaatgagaattttcatTGGCTtcttaattaaaacaaatacttGCTACATCTAAATACTACCATTAGCAATGAATAACACTGGGCATAATGTAGTAAACTTACCAAACACCCAGCAAATTTCATCCCTTACTGAGCTTCCGTCTAACACATAGCTGTGGTATGAGCAAGGGTGGGTATATGTGATTCACTTAGAATTCTGTTACTATATTGTCTGAAACAAAGCTTCTTGactagaaaactgaaaattttattcaCAGCATAATCAACAGTGAAAGCTCACAGCTTGCACTAGTCGAGAATGTACAATGTTGCCCTCTGGTAGGCTGCCCCTAGCAATACAGAGTCAAgataggcagattctctactaagCCAAAAAAATTATAACTCCAAAGCAGCTACATCCGTGCTGGTCCTTTTCACTCCTGGGCCACTACTTTTCAGACCCACATAGAACGAGTCTTGGTAAAACAAAGACATACTGGAAAAAGGCAGGAAGCACAGAACAAACAGATCTTATCTACCACTTCCAGGGAGAGAAAAGACAGTATTTATAGTCAAGTTTTGGCAGCAAAAATTTAATGTGACAGGTCTAATAACTCAAAGTTAAGCAAGAGAGTCATACAGTCATCACACACTTTCAAAACAACAATATTTGTTAGGCACTCGTGTTTACCTTTCCAAAACTGTTGCAACCCATTACCCTCATTGGAAGGGTCATGAACGCTGCAAGAAATACAGAAGCACTGTAATATCATAGAATTCGTACCACTAACCTGCAAAAGCTCTTGCTTCATCTGTAGGAACTGCCCTGAGATGGCGCAAATCACTCTTATTGCCCACAAGCATGATAACAATGTTACTATCAGCGTGATCTCTTAGTTCTTTCAGCCATCGCTCTACATTTTCATATGTGAGATGTTTAGCAATGTCATAAACCAATAAGGCACCTACAGCTCCACGATAGtatctgaaaacaaaaaaatgtatttaaccaTTAGAAAACAACCGTAAGATGGGAGAGAACACCAGAAAAGACTAAGTATatgaactacacacacacacacacacacgtatttttttaaacacacaaatTTTAGAATCCTAATACAGGAATTctttaaaggaaacaaaacagtACTTTTTTCCAATACCAAAAGTTAGCTAATCCACTTTGACAGCTATTTCACAGAACTTAAAAATGctgaaagacttccctggtggcctaatggttaagaacccacctaccaaagccagggacaccggtttgatccctggcctgggaagatcccatgtgctgtggaacaactaagcccataagCCCCGTGCTGCAGCCAGAGTGCTGCACatgtagcagtgaagacccagcgcagccaaaaataaatacataaaatctaaaaaaaaaaaacgctgaGACTTACGCTGATGTTATAGCACGGTACCGTTCTTGCCCCGCTGTGTCCCATATCTGTGCCTTTATTGTTTTCCCGTCAACCTGGATGCTTCTTGTTGCAAACTCTACTCCAATGGTGCTCTTGCTTTCAAGATTAAACTCATTTCGAGTAAATCGAGACAGGAGATTACTCTTTCCAACACCAGAATCTCCAATAAGAACAACTAAAAAGACAAAGTACTTAATGTCAGATGGATGAGGCACACACATTCAGAATATCatcatgttttaaaacaaaaaatatagggcatctgatttttaaaaaaggaatgaggGTAGGGAGGAAGAGTTGAATGCCATGTTACCAATCGATAAAatcaatttattctttttaacgTGTTTGTACCTGCATAGTGACTTCCACACATCATCTACTTAGCACAGATAAAGTATCCTGTCTTACAAATGCAAATATTAATCATAGGTCTACTAGGCACTGATGACGGGCTAATGCATTAATTTAACAATCAACACTATACCAACCTTATTACCCTACAAGGTTATAACTTGCGAGATAAATCCTAAACCAAATGAATAATCTGTGATATGAAAATGTATTAGACATGAAAGCAACAAAAGATGTTAGTGCCCTAAGTATGTTCTACTTAGTTTCATCAAAGCCTGGGTGTGACCTCAGGACTCATACCTAGGCAAAATGAATCACATTTAACACAGTAGGCAGCAAGTTTATAAATTTTGCCACCCAGGTCACAGAAACTACAATGACCCTCTCATAGTTATATTTATCAGACTAGCAGGAAACTAGAGAACCCTCCAAAATCAAGGAGCCCTAGAAAGCTGACTAACAATTCTGACTTACTCTGAGTCAAAGGCAAAGCAAGTCATAACTTTCACTAAtgacttaaaaaagaagaaacacgtTTGACTGATTAGATGAATTTATTTCCTCTGATTACTATAGGAGGTAGTTTATTTTCAAGCTAAATACACTGGATTCTTTCTCACCTAAGGTGATATCACACTTCAAAAACAATGGAGAAATAGGCAGTTAACTTGTTTTAAAGCATTTCTATctgaatttaaagaataaaacgAGTTCACAGGTTTACAGAATCTAAGCTTGATAACATTTTTTCCTTGGTAGAAGTTTTTTATCAGTGTTTCAGAAAATATTATGCTTATTCCTACTAATGACTGCTAATGCATCTTCTTAGTTCTTACTAGCTAACTGATTTATTAGATACCAGGAATAGATAATCAAACATTCAAGAATAACACCAAGGAACAAGACCATGCCTTACTAAAGAGATTGGCATTTCGGgggaaggaggacatggcaagtAAAAACTGTGAGAGCTCACTGCACTCAGGTCAGACGGCAGACAGTCCATTATGCATGCAGTCCTTCCTCACCACAAGAACGGATATAAGCTGGCCTCTGGGCAGTCTTGGAGAGAGCACATTATCAAATGCatatctttctggcttcctcTATCAGCTGATTCAGCAAAAAATCACCCAGGCAGCAGTGACTCCACGCAGCAAAAGGCACAGTTATTTCCAGTTAGTCAATTAGAGGGTGTCAAAAGTACTATGGCAAACACAAACAGTACAGTAAATGCTCCTACCAGGGAAGAAGATGGTAAGGTCATGAAAGTAACATATAAACAATGCATTTCCAATTTTATAGTATACTACAGGTGGTTCATaagttatttttcaattatttttatttacctccATTCTAAATGTGAGGTAAAATTCCAGTTTCAGTAATAAAAGTCTACCCTGTTAGCACAGTATACTCACTTAGCAGGGAACTAAGGTTGCCTCTCAGTTCAAAAGGCTGGATGTTCTGCTGACGACACCTCTTTTGAATCTTTCCTGGCCCCACACTAGCACTGAGGTATAAAAGCCTCACTTGAAGTAGGAATAGGAAACGAAAAAACCAAAAAGTTGAACACTTCTACTTCCAAGGCACTCAGATATATCAGTCAGATGAATCAACTTAGAAACCAATCACTTAAAGCCAAAGAGCAAGACATCTAGAATGACactgccaggacttccctggtggtccagtggttaagactccacgcccTTCCACagaagggggcatgggtttgatacctagtgggggaactaagatcccaaatgccacatggtgcagccaaaaaaaataaataaaaataaacagaatgacagtgcctttggaaaataaaataaagaacttcAGTAACCCCATCCCACAAAAACTCTAGTACTTTCAAGTTTGGGTTTCTTGCCTTTTAACCTCAATTATATTCTCTGTCTCCCCATTCTCAAACCTTTGCACTGTCACAAAGACATTTAGTGAGAACATTTTTCCCCTTGATATAACCAattaattttaacataaaaattattacTAGCACCCTTATCTGAAAATAATTCAAGGTACATGAATACTTCATACAGTATAAAAGTTATCTCAACTAGACACAGGCAAGGTTGACAAGAATTATGACTAGAGACTTGTTAAAGGATTATATCTTAAATGACAACAGAAGATATTGCTTCTTTAAGAACAGCACTGCCAAGATGCTGCTGAGAAATGACACAATATGGAAAACCTCTTCTATTCAATTATCAAATGAGAAACTACACCAAGAAAGGTTATATTTAGGCTCACTAAATAATAAACTAGAATGGATTAAGTTACCTAAACAACTGAAAAGAattcactgtgattttaaaaacaaatcaaaagttCACAAACTCAAACTTAAGTTTCTAATCAAAAACAGTTTCATTAAGACGACAATAttcaattgcttttttaaaatatgacccACTATATGATCACATCCTATAGTTCAAGAAAGGAATTTGCAGTGACTTTCCTTACTTTTCATTACTAGTATCTTAAAGTTCTTccactttaaacattttataactGTAGCCatctacataaaatatatataagtataaattaaataatagcaTCTGTATATGAAACATCACATTTCTTAAATAAAGCTGATAATATTCATTATCCCTTGGTTAACCTCATCTAATACTAAATTTCgttcattatatataaaatactaggCTGCtaaaagctataaaaagaatatacacattaACTGACCATTATTTAATAAGAATTTCCAACTCTTCAACCACATTTGGTTTTATACAGTCTGTTATAAACTAATGTACTGGACAAAAATTTCATTCAATAAATCAATCATAATATCTCAGACCTAACAGTTATAACCTGAAGTAACTGGTAATTTTCACACTGGTTTATAAATAAACTTGGAGATCTTTCTACTTTCAACTATATTCATAGTCCAAACTCACCaagagtcttttttaaaattaaataaggcTGAAGTCTAGACAAGTTTTTCTAGATTCAGCAGAACCCAAATTGCTCAACCATAAgttgtgaaagaaaaactatcaA harbors:
- the RAB11A gene encoding ras-related protein Rab-11A, with product MGTRDDEYDYLFKVVLIGDSGVGKSNLLSRFTRNEFNLESKSTIGVEFATRSIQVDGKTIKAQIWDTAGQERYRAITSAYYRGAVGALLVYDIAKHLTYENVERWLKELRDHADSNIVIMLVGNKSDLRHLRAVPTDEARAFAEKNGLSFIETSALDSTNVEAAFQTILTEIYRIVSQKQMSDRRENDMSPSNNVVPIHVPPTTENKPKVQCCQNI